The Marinilabiliales bacterium genomic sequence AACCCTTGAGGCAGAAATCGTTACACCCGGAAGTCCGAGCTTTTCAATCTCCTTCTCCAGGTCACCGAAATCAAGTCCCGCATCCAGCAGGGCCCCTGCCAGCATATCGCCGCTGATACCCGAAAAGCAATCAAAATAGGCAATCCTCATAAATCAGTGAATTTAAATCTATTTGTTTATAAGAGATGCAAAGTAGGCAGCCCCGAACCCGTTGTCAATATTTACAACCGTCACACCCGGAGCACACGAAGCAAGCATGGTCAGCAGAGGTCCGATACCGTTAAAGCTGGCGCCGTACCCCACCGATGTCGGAACCGCGATTACCGGCTTGTCAACCAGTCCCCCCACCACCGAAGGAAGTGCGCCATCCATACCTGCAACCACTATCAGCACGTTGGCATCGTCTATCTTTTTCTTACTGCCGAGCAGCCTGTGCAAACCTGCAACACCAACGTCATAAAGCGTCTCAACATGATTTCCCATAAAGCGGGCCGTCTCCACAGCCTCTTCGGCCACGGGCATATCCGATGTGCCGGCACTGACTACCAGGATATGCTTCGACGTGTCAACCGCCTGTTCCCCTCCCTCCATTGTCACCGTAATAGTAC encodes the following:
- the larB gene encoding nickel pincer cofactor biosynthesis protein LarB; translated protein: MQKDKIRALLESVRINEVTVEDALGRLANLPYEDLGFARLDHHRALRRGYPEVIFCQNKTVDQVKSIVEHLARQNNVLGTRATPEMFEAVQSLFPDARFNEMARTITVTMEGGEQAVDTSKHILVVSAGTSDMPVAEEAVETARFMGNHVETLYDVGVAGLHRLLGSKKKIDDANVLIVVAGMDGALPSVVGGLVDKPVIAVPTSVGYGASFNGIGPLLTMLASCAPGVTVVNIDNGFGAAYFASLINK